A single Streptomyces mirabilis DNA region contains:
- a CDS encoding ADP-ribosylglycohydrolase family protein, with translation MNAPVGTELADRVLGGWLGRIAGNMLGKPVEQGDHWTRDRIDRYLRQAAALPLTDYLPEPVTDGDAGEFELRPEWRQCVRGRIHGSCRDDDVDYAILGLHLLETHGFGFSTEQVGDLWLLRLPYLQTFTAERAAYRNLANGIKPPLTATYDNPYQEWIGALIRADVYGWTSPGAPRRAASLARRDAVLSHTGNGVYGAMWAAALVSAAFTAPTVRHALDTALTVIPASSRLARTVRRVLTLHETRMTWEDTLTTVSEETAGLGWIHTIPNAAVLTAGLLYGDGDFTRTITLTVRGGLDTDSNGATAGSVAGVLCGAEAIPAQWKDPLEDTVRSAVFGFDGVRISELATRTLALTETEGEAQGGSGTGPDAQDLS, from the coding sequence ATGAATGCTCCTGTGGGCACCGAACTCGCGGACCGCGTTCTCGGGGGCTGGCTGGGCCGGATCGCGGGCAACATGCTCGGCAAGCCGGTCGAGCAGGGCGACCACTGGACGCGGGACCGTATCGACCGCTATCTGCGACAGGCCGCCGCCCTGCCGCTCACCGACTATCTACCCGAGCCCGTCACCGACGGTGACGCCGGCGAGTTCGAGCTGCGGCCCGAGTGGCGGCAATGCGTGCGCGGCCGCATCCACGGCAGCTGCCGTGACGACGACGTCGACTACGCGATCCTGGGCCTGCACCTGCTGGAGACGCACGGCTTCGGTTTCAGCACCGAGCAGGTCGGCGACCTGTGGCTGCTGCGGCTGCCATATCTGCAGACGTTCACGGCGGAGCGGGCCGCGTACCGCAACCTCGCCAACGGCATCAAACCGCCGCTGACGGCGACGTACGACAATCCCTACCAGGAGTGGATCGGCGCCCTGATCCGCGCCGATGTCTACGGCTGGACCAGCCCGGGTGCGCCGCGCCGCGCGGCCTCCCTCGCCCGTCGGGACGCCGTGCTGTCCCACACCGGCAACGGCGTGTACGGAGCGATGTGGGCGGCGGCGCTCGTCTCGGCCGCGTTCACCGCGCCCACGGTCCGCCACGCACTGGACACGGCGCTGACCGTCATCCCCGCGAGCAGCCGCCTCGCCCGCACCGTACGCCGGGTGCTCACGCTTCACGAGACCCGGATGACCTGGGAGGACACGCTCACCACGGTGTCCGAGGAGACCGCCGGGCTCGGCTGGATCCACACGATCCCGAACGCCGCCGTTCTCACGGCCGGGCTGCTCTACGGCGACGGCGACTTCACCCGGACCATCACACTGACCGTCCGCGGCGGCCTGGACACCGACTCGAACGGCGCGACGGCGGGCTCGGTGGCCGGGGTCCTGTGCGGGGCCGAGGCCATTCCCGCGCAGTGGAAGGACCCGCTGGAGGACACCGTACGCAGCGCGGTGTTCGGCTTCGACGGCGTACGGATCAGTGAGCTCGCCACGCGGACGCTCGCGCTGACGGAGACGGAGGGCGAGGCCCAGGGCGGGTCCGGTACCGGTCCCGACGCCCAGGACCTGTCCTAG
- a CDS encoding acyl-CoA dehydrogenase family protein, producing the protein MARLAQTAGLTDVQQEILSTVRDFVDKEIIPVATELEHRDEYPQQIVDGLKELGLFGLMIPEEYGGLGESLLTYALCVEEIARGWMSVSGIINTHFIVAYMLKQHGTQEQKDHFLPRMALGEVRGAFSMSEPGLGSDVSAITSKAVRDGDEYVLNGQKMWLTNGGSSNLVAVLVRSDEGHPEGTAPHKSMTTFLVEKEPGFGEVRPGLTIPGKIDKMGYKGVDTTELIMDGLRVPANRVLGGTTGRGFYQMMDGVEVGRVNVAARGCGVAQRAFELGVSYAQQRHTFGKPIAQHQAIQFKLAEMATKVEAAHAMMVNAARKKDSGERNDLEAGMAKYLASEYCKEVVEDAFRIHGGYGFSKEYEIERLYREAPMLLIGEGTAEIQKMIIGRRLLEEYRLQG; encoded by the coding sequence ATGGCGCGACTCGCCCAGACCGCCGGTCTCACCGACGTCCAGCAGGAGATCCTCTCCACCGTCCGCGACTTCGTGGACAAGGAGATCATCCCGGTCGCCACCGAGCTGGAGCACCGCGACGAGTACCCCCAGCAGATCGTCGACGGCCTCAAGGAGTTGGGCCTGTTCGGCCTGATGATCCCCGAGGAGTACGGGGGCCTGGGCGAGTCCCTCCTCACCTACGCGCTCTGCGTCGAGGAGATCGCCCGCGGCTGGATGTCGGTCTCCGGCATCATCAACACGCACTTCATCGTGGCGTACATGCTCAAGCAGCACGGCACGCAGGAGCAGAAGGACCACTTCCTGCCCCGGATGGCGCTGGGCGAGGTGCGCGGCGCGTTCTCGATGTCGGAGCCGGGTCTCGGCTCGGACGTCTCCGCGATCACCTCGAAGGCGGTCAGGGACGGCGACGAGTACGTCCTGAACGGTCAGAAGATGTGGCTGACGAACGGCGGCTCGTCGAACCTGGTGGCCGTACTGGTGCGAAGTGACGAAGGACACCCTGAGGGCACCGCGCCCCACAAGTCGATGACGACCTTCCTGGTCGAGAAGGAGCCCGGCTTCGGAGAGGTCCGTCCCGGCCTCACCATTCCCGGGAAGATCGACAAGATGGGCTACAAGGGCGTCGACACGACCGAGCTCATCATGGACGGACTGCGCGTACCGGCCAATCGGGTACTCGGCGGCACCACGGGCCGAGGGTTTTACCAAATGATGGACGGAGTCGAGGTCGGCCGCGTCAACGTGGCGGCACGTGGCTGCGGCGTCGCACAGCGTGCCTTTGAGCTGGGCGTCTCCTATGCCCAGCAGCGTCACACTTTCGGCAAGCCGATCGCGCAGCACCAGGCCATCCAGTTCAAGCTGGCCGAGATGGCCACCAAGGTCGAAGCGGCCCATGCAATGATGGTGAACGCGGCCCGCAAAAAGGACTCCGGAGAACGAAACGACCTCGAGGCAGGGATGGCGAAGTACCTCGCCTCCGAATACTGCAAGGAAGTAGTCGAGGACGCTTTCCGGATCCACGGCGGCTACGGTTTCTCCAAGGAGTACGAGATCGAGCGTCTCTACCGTGAGGCGCCGATGCTGCTGATCGGCGAAGGTACCGCCGAAATCCAGAAAATGATCATCGGGCGCCGACTGCTCGAAGAGTATCGACTCCAGGGTTAA
- a CDS encoding glycerate kinase: MLIAADKFKGSLTAVQVAERVMAGLRRVVPGVEVEALPVADGGDGTVDAAVAAGFERREVRVAGPLGDELTAAFALRGDTAVVEMAEASGLQRLPAGVFAPLTSSTYGSGELLRAALDAGARTIVFGVGGSATTDGGAGMLSALGARFVDAEGEPVAPGGAALSDVATADLSGLDPRLASVDFVLASDVDNPLTGPKGAPAVYGPQKGASPDDVEILDAALGHFAAVLEKSIGSRATEYAAAPGAGAAGGIGYGALVLGARFRPGIEVMLDVLGFAPALERATLVITGEGSLDEQTLHGKAPAGVAAAARAAGKEVVAVCGRLALRPEALGRAGIRRAYPLTEVEPDIARCISDAGPILETVAQNIARDFLT, translated from the coding sequence GTGCTGATCGCCGCGGACAAGTTCAAGGGGTCGCTGACCGCCGTGCAGGTCGCGGAGCGCGTCATGGCCGGGCTGCGCCGCGTCGTGCCGGGTGTCGAGGTCGAGGCGCTGCCGGTGGCCGACGGCGGCGACGGGACCGTGGACGCGGCGGTCGCGGCCGGGTTCGAACGGCGGGAGGTGCGAGTCGCCGGCCCGCTGGGCGACGAGCTCACCGCCGCCTTCGCGCTGCGTGGCGACACCGCGGTGGTCGAGATGGCGGAGGCGAGCGGATTGCAGCGGCTGCCCGCCGGAGTGTTCGCGCCGCTGACGTCGTCGACGTACGGGTCCGGGGAGCTCCTGCGGGCCGCGCTGGACGCCGGGGCCCGGACGATCGTGTTCGGCGTGGGCGGGAGCGCGACGACGGACGGCGGAGCGGGGATGCTGTCCGCGCTCGGGGCGCGGTTCGTGGACGCGGAGGGGGAGCCGGTGGCTCCCGGCGGTGCGGCGCTGAGCGACGTGGCGACCGCGGACCTGTCCGGCCTGGACCCCCGTCTGGCCTCCGTGGACTTCGTCCTCGCCAGCGACGTGGACAACCCGCTCACCGGGCCGAAGGGCGCGCCCGCCGTGTACGGCCCCCAGAAGGGGGCGAGCCCCGACGACGTGGAGATCCTGGACGCGGCCCTCGGGCACTTCGCCGCGGTTCTGGAGAAGTCGATCGGGTCCAGGGCCACGGAGTACGCCGCGGCGCCGGGGGCGGGGGCCGCGGGCGGCATCGGCTACGGTGCGCTGGTCCTGGGCGCCCGGTTCCGTCCCGGTATCGAGGTGATGCTCGACGTCCTCGGCTTCGCGCCCGCGCTGGAGAGGGCCACCCTGGTGATCACCGGTGAGGGGTCCCTCGACGAACAGACCCTCCACGGCAAGGCTCCGGCGGGGGTGGCCGCCGCCGCCCGTGCCGCGGGCAAGGAGGTCGTCGCGGTGTGCGGGCGCCTGGCACTGCGCCCGGAGGCGCTCGGCAGGGCCGGCATCCGGCGCGCGTACCCCCTCACGGAGGTCGAGCCCGACATCGCGCGGTGCATCTCCGACGCGGGGCCGATCCTGGAGACGGTGGCCCAGAACATCGCCCGTGACTTCCTGACCTGA
- a CDS encoding CU044_2847 family protein, with protein MPHYDYMEFALDDGAHVRLELAAAGEASAAPAVDADLPGGISGVVPVGRGARVASLATDGLRSVLSPLGPVLQQVHDAIRGIPDPPHEISVDFGIQIGQDLKIGIVGANGQASMTISATWQLPRRTEP; from the coding sequence GTGCCGCACTACGACTACATGGAGTTCGCCCTCGACGACGGGGCCCACGTCCGGCTAGAACTCGCGGCCGCGGGGGAGGCGTCGGCGGCCCCGGCCGTCGACGCCGATCTGCCGGGCGGCATTTCCGGGGTGGTCCCGGTCGGGCGTGGCGCGCGGGTCGCGTCGCTGGCGACGGACGGTCTGCGCAGTGTGCTGAGCCCGCTGGGGCCCGTACTGCAGCAGGTGCACGACGCGATCCGCGGGATACCCGATCCGCCGCACGAGATCTCCGTCGACTTCGGCATCCAGATCGGACAGGACCTGAAGATCGGCATCGTCGGGGCCAACGGCCAGGCCAGCATGACCATTTCGGCGACCTGGCAGCTGCCCCGCCGGACGGAGCCGTGA
- a CDS encoding NUDIX domain-containing protein: MTTPDFATYIAGLPRVLAGAAALFRDGDGRVLLVEPNYREGWALPGGTVESDDGETPRQGARRETAEEIGLDIELGPLLAVDWVHGTARPPLVAYLYDGGVLGERELKAIRLQEEELLSWRLVPREELAEYLPGALGRRVLAALDVLTEGGGTAELENGHRVG; this comes from the coding sequence ATGACCACTCCAGACTTCGCCACGTACATCGCGGGCCTCCCCCGTGTCCTCGCCGGTGCCGCCGCGCTCTTCCGCGACGGTGACGGCCGGGTGCTGCTCGTCGAGCCGAACTACCGTGAGGGCTGGGCCCTTCCGGGTGGCACCGTCGAGTCGGACGACGGGGAGACCCCGCGCCAGGGCGCGCGCCGCGAGACCGCCGAGGAGATCGGGCTCGACATCGAACTCGGCCCGCTGCTCGCGGTCGACTGGGTGCACGGGACGGCGCGGCCCCCGCTGGTCGCCTACCTGTACGACGGCGGAGTCCTCGGCGAGCGGGAACTCAAGGCGATCCGGCTGCAGGAGGAGGAACTGCTGTCGTGGCGGCTGGTGCCACGGGAGGAGCTGGCCGAGTATCTGCCGGGCGCACTCGGCCGCCGGGTCCTCGCCGCGCTGGACGTGCTGACGGAGGGCGGCGGAACCGCGGAGCTGGAGAACGGCCACCGGGTGGGCTAA
- a CDS encoding phosphatidylserine decarboxylase codes for MPHSQTSAPRGRVRLARGASPWLLPTVATAALSLAKARRSGAAKAVAVPATALAAGMLWFFRDPEREIAPGRVISPADGVVQSIMPWKDGRTRVAIFMSPLNVHVNRAPLSGTVTSVEHIPGGFVPAFNKESENNERVVWHFDTELGDIEMIQIAGAVARRIVPYIPQGTKVEQGDRIGLIRFGSRVDIYLPEGVEVDVEVGQKTVAGVTRIDRD; via the coding sequence ATGCCCCACAGCCAAACCTCTGCACCTCGCGGCCGGGTCCGCCTCGCGCGCGGAGCATCGCCGTGGCTTCTCCCGACCGTTGCCACCGCAGCACTCAGCCTGGCCAAGGCGCGCCGCTCCGGCGCCGCCAAAGCCGTGGCCGTACCCGCCACCGCTCTCGCGGCGGGCATGCTGTGGTTCTTCCGCGACCCCGAGCGCGAGATCGCCCCGGGCCGGGTCATCTCGCCCGCCGACGGTGTGGTGCAGAGCATCATGCCGTGGAAGGACGGACGCACCCGCGTCGCGATCTTCATGAGCCCTCTGAACGTCCATGTCAACCGCGCGCCGCTCTCCGGCACGGTGACCTCGGTCGAGCACATCCCCGGTGGGTTCGTTCCGGCGTTCAACAAGGAGAGCGAGAACAACGAACGCGTCGTCTGGCATTTCGACACCGAACTCGGTGACATCGAGATGATCCAGATCGCCGGCGCGGTCGCCCGCCGTATCGTTCCTTATATCCCGCAGGGTACGAAGGTCGAGCAGGGCGACCGGATCGGTCTCATCCGCTTCGGCTCGCGCGTCGACATCTACCTCCCCGAGGGTGTCGAGGTCGATGTGGAAGTCGGTCAGAAGACCGTGGCTGGGGTGACTCGAATTGACCGTGATTGA
- a CDS encoding trypsin-like peptidase domain-containing protein, producing the protein MTWFGSPDDPSSGDARGALVRVLSSDRGRTAGAGVYLSGRRLLTCAHVINLALGLRSLSPHNPGKVTLDVSFPVLSAADLHQARLVAWIPPRSAQYGPVADGSLEWDGDLAVLELEEAPPPPVSPVRWLEMERGQQVRAWYGGGQPFSYADARVGAYDGRICYLDGQLSGAAVDEGYSGGPLWSVTDRAAVGLVVGRITAPDGAFSAQHTLRRSWGLGWQSVLRELARVGVAPEQVNGSRERSAATLAEAESVRDMMVGPLHSLLGDPRARADHATVLAAQLALRTPGDGSAPTVEELAHLLSGTERALPTLAESLAPKVADDPRGRAELDRLLALGRLTEAARLLSVAEHRALVVKLEHLTEHDPGLLPRAATAALPYVDLPRSLQAARLAPSAVPAVVHELEGWYGDGSPVPDESPRLPALLRVVEYVAAETSGDLARQALREWSARVAARLGIHSSALQERRGDADRWSRRSPPAGVRVLVELDRYAKDPAGHYRCSVWRLRPDGTPARAASESDRPRTGREIARLIREVAGGAEGAGDGVALVAVSVPPDALELALDEWDGAGAEEYISARLGEDFHLVLRCPKIRRRSRTGPADLKRRWNARHQSDTLLADHRIGGRAGLIGLLKTTHRDTARVLVHGSTEHRGELLPVCLVMGVPVVLWDRAAPGPDDCAPLDALAPHGPMDGLPERVRHFRVRAYADRAVPARPALVWEDIGLPLPDELQLADPSEGTERTG; encoded by the coding sequence GTGACCTGGTTCGGATCGCCGGACGACCCGTCGTCCGGCGACGCCCGCGGCGCGCTGGTGCGCGTCCTGTCCAGCGATCGCGGCAGAACCGCGGGGGCGGGTGTCTACCTCTCCGGCCGCAGGCTGCTGACCTGCGCGCATGTCATCAACCTGGCGCTCGGGCTGCGCAGCCTCAGCCCGCACAACCCGGGGAAGGTCACCCTCGACGTGTCCTTCCCGGTGCTGTCCGCCGCGGATCTGCACCAGGCCCGGCTGGTCGCCTGGATACCGCCGCGGTCTGCGCAGTACGGCCCGGTCGCCGACGGCTCCCTGGAGTGGGACGGCGATCTGGCCGTCCTCGAACTCGAGGAGGCGCCGCCCCCGCCCGTGAGCCCGGTGCGCTGGCTGGAGATGGAGCGCGGTCAGCAGGTGCGGGCCTGGTACGGCGGCGGGCAGCCGTTCTCGTACGCCGACGCGCGGGTGGGGGCGTACGACGGCCGGATCTGTTACCTCGACGGGCAGTTGTCGGGCGCGGCGGTGGACGAGGGCTACAGCGGCGGCCCCCTCTGGTCGGTGACCGACCGTGCGGCCGTCGGCCTGGTCGTGGGACGGATCACCGCACCCGACGGGGCATTCTCGGCCCAGCACACGCTGCGGCGCAGCTGGGGACTCGGCTGGCAGTCGGTCCTGCGGGAGCTGGCCCGGGTCGGGGTGGCACCCGAGCAGGTGAACGGCAGCCGGGAGCGGTCGGCCGCGACCCTCGCCGAGGCCGAGTCGGTGCGCGACATGATGGTCGGTCCGCTGCACAGCCTGCTGGGCGACCCGCGGGCGCGCGCCGACCACGCCACCGTGCTCGCCGCCCAGCTCGCGCTGCGGACCCCGGGCGACGGGAGCGCGCCGACCGTGGAGGAGCTCGCCCATCTGCTCAGCGGCACGGAGCGGGCGCTGCCCACGCTCGCAGAGTCGCTCGCGCCCAAGGTGGCGGACGATCCGCGCGGCCGGGCCGAGCTCGACCGGCTGCTCGCCCTGGGCCGGCTGACGGAGGCCGCGCGGCTGCTGTCGGTGGCCGAACACCGGGCGCTGGTGGTCAAGTTGGAGCACCTCACCGAGCACGATCCGGGCCTGCTGCCGCGGGCCGCGACCGCCGCGCTGCCCTACGTGGACCTGCCGCGTTCGCTGCAGGCGGCCCGCCTGGCACCGTCCGCCGTGCCCGCGGTCGTCCATGAACTGGAGGGCTGGTACGGGGACGGGTCGCCCGTGCCCGACGAGTCGCCCCGGCTGCCCGCGCTGCTGCGGGTCGTCGAGTACGTGGCGGCGGAGACGTCCGGCGATCTGGCCCGGCAGGCGCTGCGGGAGTGGAGCGCCCGGGTCGCCGCCCGCCTGGGCATTCACTCCTCGGCGCTGCAGGAGCGGCGCGGGGATGCGGACCGCTGGTCCCGGCGGTCCCCGCCGGCCGGTGTGCGGGTCCTCGTGGAACTGGACCGGTACGCCAAGGATCCGGCCGGCCACTACCGCTGCTCGGTATGGCGGCTGCGCCCCGACGGCACCCCGGCGCGCGCCGCCTCGGAGTCCGACCGGCCGCGCACCGGACGGGAGATCGCCCGGCTGATCCGGGAGGTGGCCGGGGGCGCGGAGGGTGCCGGGGACGGGGTCGCGCTGGTCGCCGTGTCGGTGCCGCCGGACGCGCTGGAGCTCGCGCTCGACGAGTGGGACGGGGCGGGCGCCGAGGAGTACATCTCCGCGCGGCTCGGTGAGGACTTCCACCTCGTGCTGCGCTGCCCGAAGATCCGGCGGCGCTCGCGCACCGGACCCGCCGATCTCAAGCGGCGCTGGAACGCCCGCCACCAGAGCGACACCCTCCTCGCGGACCACAGGATCGGCGGCCGGGCGGGACTCATCGGGCTGCTGAAGACAACCCATCGGGACACCGCGCGCGTCCTTGTCCACGGAAGCACCGAGCACCGCGGCGAGTTGCTGCCCGTGTGCCTGGTGATGGGGGTGCCGGTCGTGCTCTGGGACCGGGCCGCCCCCGGTCCGGACGACTGCGCCCCGCTCGACGCCCTGGCACCCCACGGTCCCATGGACGGACTCCCGGAGCGCGTACGGCACTTCAGGGTCCGCGCCTACGCGGACCGGGCGGTGCCCGCGCGTCCCGCCCTGGTGTGGGAGGACATCGGGCTGCCGCTGCCCGACGAACTCCAGCTCGCCGACCCCTCGGAAGGAACGGAGCGGACAGGATGA
- the pssA gene encoding CDP-diacylglycerol--serine O-phosphatidyltransferase, with the protein MPEADEVDDEEEMPLSLRLSIADTLTLGNATCGFMAVYFTTTGILIPHLTGSQESGMGRHSAATAVILMLCAAVFDLFDGLVARKLRSSPMGAELDNLSDLISFGLAPAYFVLVYGMVADDAHQRVAALGAIVVLLAVVLRLARFSCVTVKDGTFQGMPSPFGALTVVSIVLLELPFAATLMAILGTAWLMVSRVEYPKPRGRLAVAMLSWIVLSMGLLAAWAFDAPSGQLLLQTGCALQLVMGAVIPLFATARRVNNFRDNRREARAAQLP; encoded by the coding sequence GTGCCGGAGGCCGACGAGGTGGACGACGAGGAGGAAATGCCCCTCTCTCTCCGCCTCTCAATAGCGGACACCCTCACCCTCGGCAACGCCACGTGCGGCTTCATGGCGGTGTACTTCACCACCACGGGCATTCTGATCCCGCACCTCACCGGCAGCCAGGAGTCGGGCATGGGGCGCCACAGCGCCGCCACGGCCGTCATCCTGATGCTCTGCGCCGCGGTCTTCGACCTCTTCGACGGTCTCGTCGCCCGCAAGCTGCGCTCCTCCCCCATGGGCGCGGAACTCGACAACCTGTCGGACCTGATCAGCTTCGGTCTGGCGCCCGCGTACTTCGTCCTCGTCTACGGCATGGTCGCGGACGACGCGCACCAGAGAGTGGCGGCGCTCGGCGCGATCGTGGTGTTGCTCGCGGTCGTCCTCCGCCTTGCCCGCTTCTCCTGCGTCACGGTGAAGGACGGCACGTTCCAGGGCATGCCGTCGCCGTTCGGAGCGCTGACGGTGGTCTCCATCGTGCTCCTGGAGCTTCCCTTCGCGGCGACGCTGATGGCGATCCTGGGCACGGCGTGGCTGATGGTGAGCCGGGTGGAGTACCCGAAGCCGCGGGGGCGCCTCGCGGTGGCGATGCTCTCCTGGATCGTCCTGTCCATGGGTCTGCTGGCGGCGTGGGCCTTCGACGCCCCCAGCGGTCAGCTCCTGCTCCAGACCGGCTGTGCGCTGCAGCTCGTCATGGGTGCGGTGATTCCGCTGTTCGCGACGGCTCGGCGGGTGAACAACTTCCGCGACAACCGGCGTGAGGCGCGCGCGGCGCAGCTGCCGTAG
- a CDS encoding AAA family ATPase, which translates to MTQQTQDGWRLFRGDRVAREVEFPEAPPWRQFGDGSGGRTRHRPYLIGRTEADVVSAALHLRRPLLVTGHPGTGKSSLAHAIAHELSLGPVLQWPVNSRSVLKDALYGYDAIGRLRETHLRQERGDPEPDIGTYVRLGPLGTALVPRDRPRLLLVDELDKGDVDLPNDLLTVFEEGEFEIPELSRLPETQSEVPVLTHGSGGERVTVTRGVVRCREFPVVVITSNGERDFPPAFMRRCVRLDLPDPDEARLRDIVAAHLGEDALSDVDDLLHAFLNRRAPGELATDQLLNAVFLRKGGVDLDAEGLLDAVLHRLGGMV; encoded by the coding sequence ATGACCCAGCAGACGCAGGACGGGTGGCGGCTGTTCCGCGGGGACCGCGTGGCCCGAGAGGTGGAGTTCCCCGAGGCGCCGCCCTGGCGGCAGTTCGGCGACGGATCGGGCGGCCGCACACGGCACCGTCCGTATCTGATCGGGCGCACGGAGGCGGACGTGGTCAGCGCCGCCCTCCATCTGCGCCGGCCGCTGCTCGTCACCGGGCACCCGGGCACCGGCAAGTCCTCACTGGCGCACGCCATCGCGCACGAGCTGTCCCTCGGACCGGTGCTCCAATGGCCCGTCAACAGCCGTTCCGTCCTCAAGGACGCCCTGTACGGCTACGATGCGATCGGCAGGCTGCGCGAGACGCATCTGCGTCAGGAGCGCGGGGACCCCGAGCCCGACATCGGCACCTATGTGCGGCTCGGGCCGCTCGGTACCGCGCTGGTGCCGCGCGACCGGCCGCGGCTGCTGCTCGTGGACGAGCTCGACAAGGGCGACGTCGACCTCCCGAACGATCTCCTGACCGTGTTCGAGGAGGGCGAGTTCGAGATACCCGAGCTGTCCCGGCTGCCGGAGACCCAGTCCGAGGTGCCGGTGCTGACCCATGGCTCGGGCGGCGAGCGGGTCACCGTGACACGCGGGGTGGTGCGCTGCCGGGAGTTCCCCGTTGTGGTGATCACCAGCAACGGCGAACGGGACTTCCCGCCGGCCTTCATGCGCCGCTGCGTACGGCTGGACCTGCCGGACCCGGACGAGGCCCGACTGCGGGACATCGTCGCCGCGCACCTCGGTGAGGACGCGCTGTCCGACGTGGACGACCTGCTGCACGCCTTCCTCAACCGCCGGGCCCCGGGCGAACTCGCCACCGACCAGCTGCTCAACGCCGTATTCCTGCGCAAGGGCGGAGTCGATCTGGACGCCGAAGGGCTGCTGGACGCCGTACTCCACCGCCTGGGCGGGATGGTCTAG